The Thunnus albacares chromosome 11, fThuAlb1.1, whole genome shotgun sequence genome contains a region encoding:
- the LOC122991915 gene encoding olfactory receptor 11A1-like: MTSAVLNVTSVTSVTSVTLDGFLQLSDHRLLFFFVCLAAFVFVLFSDFLVVYLVVSRRSLHRPMYVFVAAVLLNSVAASVTVYPKLLSELSGGGVAHVSRSACLCQAFVLYSLGSSSFMLLAAMAFDRYLSICRPLRYAALASPSAVAALLLLCWLLTACLVGGAALLASRLPLCRSRLDRIYCDIYSFVRLSCGGGAALLSEVYGLLCAAATVFLPAAFVLFSYGRILTICLRRSRTFSSKALHTCLPHLLVFLNYCLCTAFDLLHRRLHTASDPAASVVTSVLVVLVPTVLNPVVYGLKVKEIFTQVKKLLRCQTQG; encoded by the coding sequence ATGACGTCAGCGGTGTTGAACGTGACCTCTGTGACCTCTGTGACCTCTGTGACTCTGGACGGTTtcctgcagctgtctgatcacAGGTTGCTGTTCTTCTTCGTGTGTCTGGCGGCCTTTGTGTTCGTGTTGTTCAGTGACTTCCTGGTTGTGTACCTCGTGGTGTCTCGGCGGAGCCTCCATAGACCCATGTACGTGTTCGTGGCGGCGGTGCTGCTGAACTCTGTTGCCGCGAGCGTCACTGTTTATCCCAAACTGCTGAGCGAACTGAGCGGCGGCGGTGTCGCGCATGTGTCGCGCTCGGCGTGTCTGTGTCAGGCCTTCGTGCTGTACTCTCTGGGCAGCTCCAGTTTCATGCTGCTGGCCGCTATGGCCTTCGACCGCTACCTGTCTATCTGCCGCCCACTGCGCTACGCCGCGCTCGCGTCTCCGTCCGCGGTGGctgcgctgctgctgctctgctggctGCTTACCGCCTGTCTGGTGGGCGGCGCGGCGCTGCTGGCAAGCCGCTTGCCGCTCTGCCGCTCGCGGCTCGACAGGATTTACTGCGACATCTACAGCTTCGTCAGGCTGAGCTGCGGCGGCGGCGCGGCGCTGCTGAGCGAAGTGTACGGGCTGCTGTGCGCCGCTGCCACCGTCTTCCTGCCGGCCGCCTTCGTGCTCTTCTCGTACGGCAGGATCCTCACCATCTGTCTGCGCCGCTCGCGAACCTTCAGCAGCAAAGCGCTGCACACCTGTCTGCCTCACCTGCTCGTCTTCCTCAACTACTGTCTGTGCACCGCCTTCGACTTGCTGCACCGCCGCCTGCACACCGCAAGCGACCCCGCCGCGTCCGTCGTCACCTCCGTGCTGGTGGTGCTGGTTCCCACCGTGCTGAACCCGGTGGTTTACGGACTGAAGGTGAAGGAGATCTTCACACAGGTGAAGAAGCTGCTGCGCTGCCAGACACAAGGTTAA
- the ube2g2 gene encoding ubiquitin-conjugating enzyme E2 G2 isoform X2, whose product MGPQDTCFEGGVFPAVLSFPSDYPLSPPKMRFTCDMFHPNIYPDGRVCISILHAPGDDPMGYESSAERWSPVQSVEKILLSVVSMLAEPNDESGANVDASKMWREDREQFYKLAQKIVRKSLGL is encoded by the exons AT gGGTCCTCAGGACACCTGTTTTGAAGGTGGAGTGTTTCCAGCCGTCCTCAGTTTCCCGTCTGATTATCCTCTCAGTCCTCCCAAGATGAGGTTCACCTGCGACATGTTTCACCCCAACA TCTACCCGGACGGGCGGGTGTGTATCTCCATCCTTCACGCTCCGGGCGACGATCCGATGGGATACGAGAGCAGCGCGGAGAGGTGGAGTCCGGTCCAGAGCGTGGAGAAGATCCTGCTGTCTGTGGTCAGCATGTTAGCAG AGCCGAACGATGAAAGCGGAGCGAACGTCGACGCCTCTAAGATGTGGCGAGAGGACAGAGAGCAGTTCTACAAACTCGCCCAGAAGATCGTACGCAAGTCGCTCGGCCTCTAG
- the ube2g2 gene encoding ubiquitin-conjugating enzyme E2 G2 isoform X1 → MAGTALKRLMAEYKQLTLNPPEGIVAGPANEENFFEWEALIMGPQDTCFEGGVFPAVLSFPSDYPLSPPKMRFTCDMFHPNIYPDGRVCISILHAPGDDPMGYESSAERWSPVQSVEKILLSVVSMLAEPNDESGANVDASKMWREDREQFYKLAQKIVRKSLGL, encoded by the exons ATGGCCGGCACCGCGCTGAAGAGACTCATGGCGGAGTATAAAC agctGACTCTCAACCCACCTGAGGGGATCGTTGCAG GTCCGGCCAACGAGGAGAACTTCTTTGAATGGGAGGCTCTCATCAT gGGTCCTCAGGACACCTGTTTTGAAGGTGGAGTGTTTCCAGCCGTCCTCAGTTTCCCGTCTGATTATCCTCTCAGTCCTCCCAAGATGAGGTTCACCTGCGACATGTTTCACCCCAACA TCTACCCGGACGGGCGGGTGTGTATCTCCATCCTTCACGCTCCGGGCGACGATCCGATGGGATACGAGAGCAGCGCGGAGAGGTGGAGTCCGGTCCAGAGCGTGGAGAAGATCCTGCTGTCTGTGGTCAGCATGTTAGCAG AGCCGAACGATGAAAGCGGAGCGAACGTCGACGCCTCTAAGATGTGGCGAGAGGACAGAGAGCAGTTCTACAAACTCGCCCAGAAGATCGTACGCAAGTCGCTCGGCCTCTAG